The following proteins come from a genomic window of Malus sylvestris chromosome 4, drMalSylv7.2, whole genome shotgun sequence:
- the LOC126618990 gene encoding REF/SRPP-like protein At3g05500, whose protein sequence is MAQEDLSVPVQQQMTEEEEQRLKYLQFVQVAAAHAAVCFINLYGFAKERSGPLKPGVESVEGTVKTVVGPVYNKYHDVPAHLLTFVDRKVDQSVIKLDSRVPPLVKQASSKALSAAQKAPEAARAVASELKRAGVVDTASSCAKSVYSKCEPTAKDLYAKYEPQAEQYAVSAWRKVNQVLPKVVDVVVPTAAYCTEKYNQTVQSTAEKGYRVSYYLPLVPTEKIAKVFAEKAPEAEPLLASHGETEVATH, encoded by the exons ATGGCCCAGGAAGACTTGAGCGTGCCGGTGCAGCAACAGATG aCCGAGGAGGAGGAACAGAGGCTCAAGTACCTCCAATTTGTTCAAGTGGCTGCTGCTCATGCCGCGGTTTGCTTCATAAACCTGTACGGTTTTGCCAAGGAAAGGTCAGGGCCTTTAAAGCCTGGTGTTGAGTCCGTGGAAGGAACGGTGAAGACCGTTGTTGGACCTGTCTACAACAAGTACCATGATGTCCCCGCTCACCTCCTCACCTTTGTGGATCGCAAG GTTGATCAATCTGTTATCAAGCTGGACAGCCGTGTGCCACCACTGGTTAAGCAAGCCTCATCCAAAGCTCTATCCGCCGCTCAAAAGGCTCCAGAGGCAGCTCGAGCGGTTGCCTCTGAGCTTAAGCGTGCCGGGGTTGTAGACACTGCCTCGAGCTGTGCTAAATCTGTCTACTCCAAGTGTGAACCCACAGCTAAAGACCTGTATGCCAAGTACGAACCACAAGCCGAGCAATATGCTGTTTCTGCTTGGCGAAAGGTGAACCAAGTCCTCCCGAAGGTGGTTGATGTTGTTGTACCAACCGCAGCGTATTGTACAGAAAAGTACAACCAGACCGTGCAGAGTACTGCGGAGAAGGGTTACAGGGTCTCCTACTATCTGCCTTTGGTTCCAACAGAGAAAATTGCCAAGGTTTTCGCCGAGAAGGCTCCCGAAGCAGAGCCTTTGCTTGCAAGTCACGGTGAAACTGAAGTCGCCACTCATTGA